The DNA window CAtcacacattcacattcacttcAACAACAGTGCGGTTCCAacgtcatatactgtatgtatctccaactcacacatGTCTCCACTCACTTCATCCTGGGAACGACACTTCTCATTCTTATTACAAGAaggcgagatgcattcagggactcTCCAGACATCAAAAGACTGAGTGTGTGTAAATAAGCAGGaacataaagaaaaacatgaagcaTGAGTCAAGCTGTAGTAAGCACTGGGATGTCAAAATTTGGGTGGGGCAGCATGTCTTGTGAAGTTTTTGAGTACCATCGGTACTGCACTGaacctttatttgtttttgggttttttttcacacattaaAGTAGACATAAACACAAGTAACAGACAAACATAGATGATTTTACAGAGGTTAAATCACACAAAATTGTCCAAAAGTACATTTCTAAAATGTACtttccataaaatatcaaaatataaaaattatattttattattagcatttaaAACTTTTGGTCCAGCCATTGTTGATGTCCAGTGCCAGGGTGAATGGCACTGGATAGTGTGGTCTTATATTCAAAATTTCTTAGCGGGGCACTGCACCTTTAAACACTGGAAGTGTGACGTAAGACGCACGTTTGCTTTTGCTGAGCGTGGGCAGGAAACGGAGAGTGTCTGCTAAGGTCGGAAATGTTAGCAACCACCATACCGGAAATTACTCTGTAGTGAGATTTTACCGTGTAAAATCCACAATATAATCGAgagtaaacaaaatatatttcgTTTTTATgactaaataaacaatttacGTTTAGTTTTAGTCGGGATTTATCCATGAACAGAACGACTTTTCGTTATTTTAATCggtcttgttttattttgaaacgtCACGACAGGAAACAGTACATGTGTTGCGTTTCCCTGACATCCCCAGAAAGGAGAAACTAGGCTCGCTGCCTACTTGAACAACAACTGGAGGGGGAGCTCGCACAAGAACCGGCTCGGTTGTTACCGCCGACACAACATGTTACAACACAAGCGCTGAGTGTGGGTCGGACAGAACCGTATTTACCCCCCGGTAGTGGCGGTAGTCAGCAGCCACGCCCTGGAGCCTAAACAAAACTGCTGGCAGTGATCGAGCGAGGCTCTTGGGGGAACCATGAGGGAGTATAAAGTGGTGGTCCTCGGCTCCGGAGGGGTTGGGAAATCCGCCCTGACGGTCCAGTTCGTGACGGGATCCTTCATCGAGAAGTACGACCCCACAATAGAGGATTTCTACCGGAAGGAAATCGAGGTGGACTCCTCTCCGTCCGTGCTGGAAATCCTGGACACGGCGGGCACCGAGCAGTTCGCCTCCATGCGAGACTTGTACATTAAAAACGGGCAGGGTTTCATTCTAGTTTACAGCCTGGTCAACCAGCAGAGCTTTCAGGACATCAAGCCCATGCGGGACCAGATCATTCGGGTCAAACGGTACGAAAGGGTACCAATGATTCTGGTGGGGAATAAAGTGGACCTGGAGGGGGAACGGGAGGTGTCGTCCGGCGAGGGGAAGGCACTGGCGGACGAATGGAACTGTCCCTTCATGGAGACGTCGGCCAAGAACAAGACCTCGGTGGACGAGCTGTTTGCTGAGATAGTCCGCCAGATGAACTACGCGTCCACACCGAATGGCGACGACCAGTGTTGTTCCTCTTGTGTCATACTGTAAGGAAAGTTCTACACCTTCCTCGCTTTTTGCAATGGTAAGTTTGTATAAAGTTGACTTTTAGATTAACTTTGTTTACCAGCAAGACTACTTATAATAATAGGTCATTCACGAAAACTTTATGGATGGGTGGGGCCTGGGTCAAGGAAGAAATTCTTGTTGGAGATTCGCTAGTTTTCACACAGTGAATATCTGAGTGAATATCTATATTTGTATcatgaaaatactgtaaacCACATTACTAGCCTACACAAATCTCCCTTCTAATGTTAGCGTGGATTTTATTGACAGCGAAATTAAGCTAGCAGTCTTGATAAGCTAACTCTCGCAGTGATTATTCTTCCTGGTCACgtggccacttgttgctaggcagagttcaaGGGGTTGAATCAGATCTGCCCCATACGCCAATTAAAAATCTGTTGATAGAAACACGTTTTCAGCTGCATTGACACACTGCTGTGTATTAAATCTAAAATACAGAGAAAATAAAGCAGGTGggcctttattgttattgtcatcGTTTACAAGAATACCATACATTCTACCATTCGTGccaggagtgtccaaacttcttccagcgaggcccaccaagtgaaaaatgaaagaatgcaactttgcaatttttaatattttgtataggAATACATGTAGATTTGCCATCCAtcagttttctatgccgcttatcatcattATGGTCATGGGGGTGTACTGGAGCCTAACTTccggcgaaaggcggggtacactctggactggtcgccagacaattGCAGCGCATATGgacatattatataaaaaagcctattattactaCCAGTATCAGTCTTTGCTGTTTTGTTCCCATTTTTGgattttataaaacattttctaaatatttccctttttttttctttaaaaaatctttatcagttatatttttataatattatgattttacccaattttccaaaaataactaACTCTGGACACCACTGGCTTATGGTGTTCAGTGTCACAGGTGAACTGGCCTTAGCGGAGGTTAACAGTACGTTCTAAGTGTGACAACATCATGTCTGTAAGTAGTTTTAGTGATTCAGTACTTGGGGGAGTGATCCATCATATCTGGTCTGGCATAACCCAGAAGCATTGTCTTAATCTGTGACCCTCTAGTGCTGAAAGCAGGTCCTACCAGCCTTGAGTCAccccttgtttgttttttaatctgACAAGATTGAGGAAGTGTCTGACTCATTTGCAGAACTGGAGAGACAAGTTGCTCCTTGTACTTGATTAGCTTTTCAAAAGTTGCTGGATCTGTTTACACAAGACTGTTGCATTTGGACTCTGCCAAAAGGGAGCTGTGAGATTCTCCTCGAATTCCCTGGTAAATTTGTGACTTCTTTGTTTGTGGCAGTGTGTTGCAGCAAGTGTGTCTTCTTGGCGTCTCGGCCTGGCCTCGGAGGAAAATGAAGAGGAATTCCgcaggaggagaagaggagggtGTTTGGAGTAAGTGAGGCAAAGGGGAGGGGTCCACTCTTGAGGAATTCTGCTGCGTCGGAGAATCTCTCCTGCGTGGCCAATGTCCACAATTGAGGTCCGATCCCGAGTCGGAGTGACAGCCTTCCACCCACGACTTCCAGCCCCACCTTGAAAGACATGGAAACAATACAGAGAACATTGAAAGATGCACTCAAAGGATATTCcgtaaaagtatattttgtgaAATAACGCACAGTCGCTCCTGGATGGGTACAAGCTTatgctta is part of the Doryrhamphus excisus isolate RoL2022-K1 chromosome 8, RoL_Dexc_1.0, whole genome shotgun sequence genome and encodes:
- the LOC131134177 gene encoding ras-related protein Rap-2b → MREYKVVVLGSGGVGKSALTVQFVTGSFIEKYDPTIEDFYRKEIEVDSSPSVLEILDTAGTEQFASMRDLYIKNGQGFILVYSLVNQQSFQDIKPMRDQIIRVKRYERVPMILVGNKVDLEGEREVSSGEGKALADEWNCPFMETSAKNKTSVDELFAEIVRQMNYASTPNGDDQCCSSCVIL